Sequence from the Carassius gibelio isolate Cgi1373 ecotype wild population from Czech Republic chromosome A7, carGib1.2-hapl.c, whole genome shotgun sequence genome:
AACGTGGCTCTGCCGATGGTGATGTCAACATCAATCTTCTTTTTAGGTGGCACATTTATAGTGTTAGATAGCGTTTCGGTTCTCTCATCTGTCTGCTCCAGCCTATAGGTGCTTTCTGTTCCAATGGTGAAACTGAATCCTGTAGAAACTTCTACAACATCTGGAATCCCTGCCTTCACTCCCACACTAAATGTTGCTGTAAAGCTGTTAGTCATCGACCATGAAGATGTTTTGGTCACTTTCTTCGAGGTTTCAATTTTTTGTGGTTGTTCGGCAGAAGAGCCATTTCTGTAAGTGACAGATTTGATCTCTTCCACGGTCACCTGTGGTATCAGTTGGTTTATTGTGGGATAGTTGACATTGGTGAGAACTGTTGATTGAACTGCATTGAGAAACATGAATCCCATGCAGTCAATATCTGCACCAGATCTTCCTACAACTCCCAAACAATAACCAGAGCCGACATCTATGGGATATTCGGTTTTTAAACCCCAGCTCGTCATTGATGCAAAAAAGTTTCCACCATGGTTGGTCTTGAATTTGATGGCTCCAAGACGTGTTCCTGCTCCGTTCCCCCAGAGGGACAGTGAGGTGAAACACTCACCAGGCTGGAACGTGTACTCCTGATACGGTCCAGATGGATATCCAAAGCTATCACTTCTGCCATCTGAAAGCCAAACTTTCACAGCCTTGACCTGAGATCCTCCCACCCAGACCCCGATCTTCTCTAAACTGGCACCATTGTTCTCACCcgtaaatgaaaatgaagaacCTCCTCCACCACCAATTTTCTCTAGAGTTGCTGGGTAGGACATCTTAGAAAGTAAATAGATCTGAAAGTTACATCACAGATGAATATTATCATTGGcagtcaaaaatattttatattactagTACATGTCCCTtgagtattattatttaaaatcaataaGTATTTCCCGCAGTTGTTTTGAGGtcatttagaatatatttttccttcatatattaaataaagcATAACTATAGAAGTGCTTCCCACACCTGTTTCTAGAGGCTTACCGGCAGTACACATTTTTTGATTTCTTTCTTATCTTACCCTTCCATTTCAGGTTTTAGAGTCTCTAATATGAGCTGACAAACTGATTCAGCTGTGTTTAACAGAAAATGTTCACTGCTGACACATCTAGGAACAGGGTTGGAATACATGGATGTGCTATCCTCTAATAATCCCCTGGAAAAGTATAAGAAGCAATAAAAAACATCATAAGTGCTCGGGACTGGAAGTATACTCACATACTGTAGATGACTGTAGTCTGATGAACTTCTCAAAATCAGCTCGTCTAATAAAAGCCAGAAAAGTGATATGTATTTGATCAGGATGCTGCTTAAATAGAGCTCCAAAGGGGGCTGGCGGTACCTGGAAAAACACCAAGATACCCCAGGTCAATGTAATCAGTGTTTGAATATGAAAATAATGTTTCCAACACGCCTTAAAGCACCATACTTATATgtggattttttaaatgtatttaatcgTTTATTGAACTATAATTATATTAAGTAGTAGTTTCACTTGCAGAAAATTGTTGATTAATCTTTAACCTTTAATGGAATTAATTTATTTCTCAGGTCATCTTGATGGTTTGGAAATACTGCATTCAACTCTCCAATATCTGTTGACATCACACAGTTCAAAGAAAACCCTTCCCCAGTTCtacttttgcatattttgcattcAGACCTAACCTTTTATTTACATTGCAAAACAGGTTTCTGCATggcttttattttgcatgtacaATCACAGTGACAATTTTCATGGCACAGTTGCACATTCTAACGGCCAACAACTGTTCATTCCCAGGTTAGAATATTGTACACACATACTGttttcatgaaaatgtattttgtttagaaACAGCTGCTTTTGGTTATTGTTGGGCTTTTCCAGCAAGGTCGGTTTAACCATGTTTCTAGTGCAGTATGTTTctacattattattatgtttttgttagATTTACTCTATGCTAGGTAACTCattaaaacatgaacacattattcatataatattagGTCAGTATATGTACTTTGTAGCTCATCTGGGAACTTGATGTACTCATTCCATACTGTGTAATTTAATGGTTAATGCCATTCTGGGAATGTCTCTTTGATCATAAACTATAAATCATATTATTATATGGAATTAAGTAAAATtccatttttatattcattttccaTGAAAATTACTAACATTTATGGTGTGCTTGATGAGTAGGACAAATGTTGTAGTCCTTAGGCTTTTTGTTACCACATTTCTAAAgcacattaccatttaaaaatgcacatttgaggTATGCGAATTTATGCAGTAAAACAAATTCTGATTATGATTAGCTTCATATAGTAAAGTCGAGACTCGACCTTTGGTTTTCAtctggtttatttattaaattctcAAATTCAAACTTGCCCTtcaaaataatatgataaaatgtaatatgctttgtaaatgtcattttcagagctgtacaaattattaaaaacttttttaatcatGACGTGGCAACTATTCAATATATTGACTACAGCGAATCAGACAGACAGTTGCTCCAACATACAGACATAAAtacgatttatatatatatatattaaactcaggcatattataaaataataataattaattaaattaaaacatcagTGCTCAAAATATAGCTAGAGAAGAGGAGATCATCTTTTATTAATACCATTGTAATTGCTTTCTCTTTTCATATTCCAAAGTATTATAAAATTCTGAAGAAAGATAAATTTGTTTCCAAAGTATAAAACATGATATGGTTTTCTATTTTGCATGCATGCTGCTTAGAATTAGTGGCTATGAAGAAGAGTTTGTGTTTTATCCCTGAAATACGTTTACTTGTGTTCATTTGGTAAATGTATTTATCCAAAGGGACATTCAAATGAGGAACATCAGCTATGGTGATAAAATATCTTGTGAAATGGTGCTGTAACACTTTTCATTTGCAAACATGAAAAGTCAAAGTGGGATTATAAAATATGGTTTTCATCTAAACCCAAACGTGTTCCAAACGAGCCCAGAGTTGAATGCTTTACATTTAATTGAATAAACACTTCAGTTTCAGCTATAGTCGCACTTCAGCTAGTCGCATCATAAGGTAACATGGTAATGAGTGAAATCTGTAGCAAGTATCACAATACCTGATCtataaaacataatttgtattGTATTCGCAGTCAGATTGCAAACAGCCCATTGACCCCATAGAAATTCATGTGAGCCTATATGGggtttattttaatgacaaatgtcGAGAGCGCATGATTCTGGGGCAAACGCACATTAATATAATGCACAAGAGCGAATCTCTCCACTCGCATGCGGATTTCCTTTGCTCTCACACAAAACCAAACCGGACACGCAACCCACGACACAAGCTGTTCTCACCCAGAGAGAGTGCGCACACTTAAAGCATGTCTCCTCTCACTCAaacaaactgtgtcctgtgcactcacaaatcTCTCTGTGCTCATGCACTAGATATTAACTCTTTTTGCACATGAATTAAACGTTGTCAAAAgttatcaaccaatcagatttcaaAGATGGATTTGTTATTCCGTTATAATTTAATGCTAGGCCTACTTAgtcataataatcaaataaatcaacCGGCTGCTTGGATGATTTGAAGATAACCTAGTTTAACAGTTAGGTCAAACCTCTCTGAACGATTAatctaaacacaaacaaaaaagcataTGAAGTTCTTGTGGTCATATATTGTGTACTTGCAGTGATACACAACTTAATACTTAATTCTGATGCTTAATATTTGGAGACCAAATATAACACTACAATGAATTTCTCATTCATTGCTTCTCCGACCGACGCGGAGTTAGAAGTTTAAATTTTGGCTCATGAGGACTTCAAGCCCattataatgaagaaaaaaaagcaatacagCTGCATATGTGAGGGAAAGACAATTGGCTCGGCAAAAATAACTGTAGAGTAAATgtgtaagtttatttatttttttattacattacaacAAGTTACAAATTAAACTAACAGTACTTTAAGTTTTTCAGGTAGGTATAAAAGTAATGTTTCAGTGCAGAATTACTAAACTGAATAATCTATTAATCTGTGAAATAACActagtcttcactgtataaataaTGTTGGGTACACATGAAAAGATTTTCAAAATTTGAGAGACCACAAACATGAAGACCATGAAAACCTAGATTTAACCGTTTTGCTCCTATAGTGTGCCTATAATACACTAAAACACAGTGTGTTGAGTTCAGTTGTGATTGTGTCTCATCACATGGACATATGTCCACCAAACAGGAGAGTCTCTTCTTGTCATGTGTTTGCACAGGAAGTGCTGAGTCTATTACACAGTCTGTGTGTTTGACAGTGTGTCATTAATAGATCAGTATGGAGATCTGTTCACTTCTTCTAATGCTCTGTGAGTATATTTTCTCATTTATGCGCTATTTTCATAATGATATAGTGATTCAGTGTAttgtatttaatcatatttatttcacatttttattattcatgtcaATACTAACTGGTGATAGAGTATCAAATCTATCTGTAGCTCTTGATAGACCTATCTGTATGTGAACACGAAATACTGATGTGCTTCAGTTGATCTTCACTAGCAGTTAGTTCGTCTACATTTAGGCTTTACTTGTGAGGTATAACTCATACACTGAGATCTTGTTGTTCTGGAAATTGATTTGTTGAATGGTATAGCAATATAATAACCATATATAGATGAGATGGCTTGTAGTCCTACAGTAACGCATACACTGACCAGTGACGTTACTGACCACAATGATGCAACTTCCCACATGAATTACTGATGTCATGGAAAATAATATCTGCATTCAACTACGGCAACTATTTTATTCACACTTCCTTGCTGAGAGAAAAACACAATCCAGCAGTGTTTGTCTGAAATGTCTTAAACCAGTTAATTCAGTGTAGTCTGACTGTGACTCTGTTGTTAATGTGCGGTAAATCAATGCTGTATTTTCTCAAGAATGAAGTTCAGATGAATTGAGGAAGTCTTTAAGATCTCTAGTGCTCCTCATCACTACAGCAGAGGTCTCAACATAAGCACAAGATCAGAGTTTACTGCTTGGCAATTTCTGCTTGTCTTACAGTAATATTAACACAATTATTAGTAAATTGGTGATCTGTTAATGAGCCTGGTTTCATTTCAGTCTTCCACCTTATAATCAGTATGGATTGTTCATATAGTGATTGAAACtatacatttatgaatgaaaattaatgttgaattttctatttgtgcttttttttagtGCTTCTTTCAAACATCCACACTGGACACACTCAAGGTGATTTATATATCTCTTTAAATCTTCCCACATAACTCAGTGTAGGAAGTGAATATAACatattgtgtgttgtgtgtttgtaatgTCATTTGTTGTGTCCTAAATGATATAAATGAGCTCTGAATTAAATGACCATTTATAAGATTACTCATATTTTAATTACATCAGAGTGttgttttatgttatattatattaagggAAATCTAAGGCTGCAGTGACTATAGAGCATGATAATCATGAACCCCTCACTGTCAGATGTGAAATCCATTGTATTGCAGCATTCCTGGACAAAGACACAAACTAAACACATACATGTGTAGATTATTGTGACTTATTAAGATGTTTCACCATAACTTCTGTTTGTTCTGTTGTTACAGAGCCACCTAAACCTCGTCTGAAGTTTGAGAAAAAACCATCACAGATATTCAGAGGAGATACTGTCAAACTCGAATGTGACAATGAGGGGGGTAATTGGAAATACACATTGCAGTGTGGAGATAAACAGCACAACTCTAAAGATTTTGATTTCTTGATCACTGTGGAGCTCACACAGTCCTGCAAGTGTAAAGCCTGCAGAGGATCATTCTGCTCTGAATGGAGTAATGCTGTGAATCTGACTGTTTCAGGTGAGTGATCATCAATGATACACGTCAGGATCTTACTCAGAtgatatagtaaaaaaatatatatttttgttggaaTATTAATCTCAACATAGATAAAATGAATCTGAGCCATCTTCAATAAACAATGTCTTTTTAATCTCCTTTCTATACCTTACAAACTTTCGTTAAATTTAAGCATCAGACTAAATCTCCAATCTGATACAGTATTGATCATGACCATGTGATAACTTACTTCCTGTATCttaaagaatgatttttttttttttaaaaaaagcatttaagcatgaattgattatttattttttggatctCATGATTTCTATCCTCATGTGCCTTCATTATGAGAGTTTGTTCATGAACCTAATATTTTGAAGGAACATAAAGATGAATAAAGAATTACCTGAATGTGAAGGCTAATGATGTTAAATCATCATTAATATAGATTATAGAAGTCATAAGTACTGAAAGATAATCTCTCAAGACTATTTATTAACTCAAAATTGTATCATGAAATATTTACAGATCCCATTGTAACTGTAAAGCCCCAGAGTTCAGTGTTCACTGGAGACACAGTTACTCTGATCTGTGATGTGGGATGGTCAACTGCACGGACAATTTACTGGTTCAAAGACTTTAAGAGAATAAAAGCTGTTTCTGCAACAGTAACACTGAGAGAAGTGAGAGTCTCTGATGGAGGAAGATATTCGTGTGCTGTACAAAATAAAACCACACAAAGCCAAGGAGTCGAGCTAACAGTAAGAGGTCAGTGCTGTTTTTACAGGATAATCAGATTTTGAGTTTACAATAATATTATGAAGATTAATGTCCCCCAATCACAATATCATGTGCTGTCAGTTAAAGTAACTTCAGTTTGTTTTGCACAGAGAGACCGAAGCCTGTAGTGCGTGTCCAGCCTGATGGACGTGTGTCCAGAGGACAGACAGTCACTCTCTCGTGTGACATACAGCAGACAGACGTCATCAACTGGAGCTACAGCTGGAATAAAGATGATTCAGAGATTCATGTCAGTCAGTCTCAGGAATACCGAATCAGTTCTGTTAATGAATCTCACACAGGTGATTACAGCTGCACTGGAAGAGAAACAGGAGGATCACGATACTCACACACCAGTGATAAAGTTACACTCACTGTATCAGGTGAGAATCTCATCAATCTGACAACATTCAGACACTAATCAACTTTTGCTTATGTGGAAATTATAATGTgattgattaaattaattaataattatatgacaCATTTTAACTCAAGGCTGTGTTAAACCAAGCCAATTCTAATGTCTACAAAAtggcaaaattataatttacagttttgcatgtaattgttctttattttatggcagcatttcaaaagcaaaaaaaaagaggGTATGAGGAAAAAGTATTTCATCAATTATTTGCCTGTGTGTTTTTTTCCAGGTTCTGAAGCCCCATTGCTGCTTCTCTCAGCTCTCAAACTGCTCAGTTTTCTGCTGGCAGCTTCTCTATATCTGCTAGTGTCCATCATTCTGGGAGTCAAGTGCTACAGAGCTCATGGTgagatctctctctttctcagatgTTCTTCTAATGATGGGTTTAACCTGATCTATCATTGTTAACTTCAATTAAAATGTCACTTACTCCATATGTTGTGTGTTTTACAGCTGAATCAAATGAGATCAATCAATATACTGTTACAGAGGAGTAAACAACCCCAGTCCTGATGAATAAAAAAACCtatgttttttctcttttttaaaaattgtttagtTAAATTTAGTCTATAATTTTCTGACAAAAtacatgctctgtgtgtgtgtgtgtgtgtgtgtgtgtgtgtactactaTGGATGTGCacttggattggttaaatgcagagctcaaattccaagtatgggtcaccatacttggccacacttcacttcacttcacttcactttatttCTTTCTCAAATGATCTATAAACTACTGCAGCTCCCCTTTGAGTTGTTTCTtggcttttttctgtttttaaaatgctGAGGCAAATGCATATCTTCATTACTGTTAGTCAAGCTGGTTTGAAACAGTGCACTGTAAAAAGCACTAACACCTTTTGCTGTGTTCGAAATGCCACACTATCTTACCACTCTTTCCGTTACGTATAATGGACACAGTATGCAAACTTTCTGTATGCATAAACCCGGATGAACTACTCTATTTGCCAGAATATGTTAAATGTAACTCTGTACACTGAAATCAGTGTAGAAGCTGTTTTGTTACCCACAATGCGCTCCATGTGATGTTAAATCTTCAAGTGTGTGAGTGAACTgagtaataattataaatgttacacttttatatgtatatatgtgcatGCGATTGTAAACTACAAAACTATTGCTGTGTATCTGAAAACAATATCAGCAGTAGCACATCAATTCTACTTTAATCTACAGTAAATATCCGATAAAGTCAAATGACGTTATCTTTATCTCTATAGCATTTTATACAGTAGGCTACAGAATGTTtcaaatatattacagtatttcacaattgctaaaacacatttcttgaaaccTTCACCCATATtgtcaaaactttaaacacaaaaccCAGTCTTTAAACTGCATTCACAAAACCCCTGACTCTTCTGGCAAAACCAAACACTTGCCTCAAAACCATTTGCTCTGTTCTCAAAATCAAAGAATGctttcaaaacataaacacaGCCAGTCAATATATAAACACTCATCAGCATTCATTAGACACTACATCAAAAAATTGACAGCACAGCGTTCCAGGGCATGTagttacagatatatatatatatatatatatatatatatatatatattttttattgcatagaaaataatttttccataaataaaagtaaataattcacAACTCAGTACAGCAAATATATTGCATACTGTTAGTACTGCAAGTAATACAGTATagaatttttgtattttcagcataaaaataaagtaagCCCAAAGAACAAAGAGaactctaaatgcaaagtgtattaCGCAAAACATTGTGCAATTGCAAAATCAAAGTCAAAATGTCAAATGTTTCCCATCCCATATAtaccatgaaacacatgcatCAAATTTGTTCCACCATATTAATCGATATAGAAGCCTGAAAAGAACTAGGAAGACAAGACCAATTTTCCAAATCTGAGTTCAGGTAGGTGATCCGGATCCGCATCTGACAGCCTAGGTAAATCAAGGTTGGATAGAAAAGACGCAGAAGAGTCAGGGTCATCATCAGCAAGAAGAGTAAAAAGAGTGTAAGGCAACATTAATGTCTTTTGGGGATTCTTGATTTGATGTCAGGTTTTGTTGTACTGGAAACTGCTGAAACAGAGCTGAATAGTTCAACACCAAAATTACCATGTTTATAGCACAAGGCTTttgaatgcttgattctgattggtagCGGAACTAGTGtgttgttttccagtaaatgCACAGCTATGAAGTAGCTCCAGGTCTGTACTCTGCCAAATTATTCAAAGATTCCTACAAACTATAGTGAAgagcaaacaaaataaatgatgaacAATCTCCACACCTTTCCCATGGAATTAACTTAATTGTTTGTAGAAAGTAGGCTTTCTTCCTTTCGTTCTTTCTCCCCAagccacacacatacagtatgtgcagATCGACACACACAGCGGTTAACTTTTTCAATATTTGCAAAGAGTCTGCaactaaaaaaacatttctcagtAGCGAGCCACATGACCACACACAcgcctctctctctatctcctcttATTATTGCATAGTAATGGCTCAAGTTTCTATTTGCTCTAAagttatattttgaaattattgtAGCAACAGAGGTTTAGAATTAACTGTTTTGAAAAGTAGGTCTGCTCACAAGACCATTTATTAAGGACAAAATCCTGATAAATATCTTGAAACTTAAACTTCTGAACAAAGACTTGAGGTTTTGTAACCGGGGTAGAAGCTGAATAATTGACTTAAATAGATGATGTTGTGAGACGTTGCACTTCTGCAGTTACCCAAACTGTGCCCACAATGATGAAATCAACCATATGAATTACTCATGCCGTCTGAAATAAGATCTGCCGTCCAGTGACTTTAAATTTACACTGTGGTTTTCAGTTATGAATCTTAGAAATGCACATCTCCAGTTCCAGTTATTGAGACATTGAATTGATTTGACAGAATGGAGATGGAGATAACTGAGCTGATGAAATATAGAATGATAGACCTGAGCTGTTGAGGTCTGGTTTCTGATTTTTGGCTGTAAATGCATGTAACAAATCAGTTTTCTACTGTCAGCTTCTCCATATCTGCTAAACCTTACCAAAAAATAGtgtacttcaagtttattttactaagtgTACTTAAAGTAAAGTTCTagtatatttgtatatgtgtatACTTTATGTAGGAATTATACacatatcagtgttctagtagtatacttgtaagtgttctctttcaatactccttgggactaaatattggcccactttctagtatataaaagtatacttttaagtataactgtagcaaactttgagtacattAGTAGTTTACTATGTTTGAATTTTGTATTGCAATTATACTGAAAGTGAACTTAAaggtatactgatagtttactaattaagtatacctataagttctgtataactgtataattaatacagttttgatgctgtttgatGTCAGATGATTTTGTTAGATTACATGTGATAGtatgttgtttctttttcttcataatgtgtttttttaatcctttacagaagatgtgtactagcgccctctactgtataaCAACAAAAACACGGATTCtaagactttttgtaagtataagttaaatatattaaatgttattttaagtatatttctgagaagtacctAAAGCCCATTtatgagaagtacataaaaagtaaactaaaaacatactttcctattttaactttaaaagaagtttactaatagcacacttgaataaacttctttttcgtaagAGAGCGTCCATCATACTGGGAGTCAAATGCTACAGagcctctctctttctcaagtGCTCTTCTACAGATGGGTTTAACCTGATCCATCATTGTTAACTTTCATTAAAATGTCACTTATTCcataaattttttttcttctttttttttttttttttttacagttcagaCTGATGGGATCAGTGAACAAACAGATATAGAGGAGTAAAAGTCAGATTTGTTTCCAGCTGTGTTGGCAGGACTGTTTCCCATGGACAACGCCCCTTCTTCCTGGTGCTTAAACCTCCCCTCCCACGAACCACATGCACTCAAACTCATTTGAACTAAAAAAGAcaatttgatcaattaaataaatgacaagcaatagcacaaaaaaaaaacattacaagttaCAAATTAAACTAACAGTATTGTAAGTTTTTCAGGTAGGTCTAACAGTAATGTTTCAGTGCAGAATTACTAAACTGAATAATCTATTAAtctgtaaaataacactggatagtcttcactgtataaataaTGTTGGGTACACatgaaaagattttaaaaatttgAGAGACCAAAAACATTAAGACCATGAAACCTAGATTTAACCGTTTTGCTCCTATAGTGTGCCTATAATACACTAAAACACAGTGTGTTGAGTTCAGTTGTGATTGTGTCTCATCACATGGACATATGTCCACCAAACAGGAGAGTCTCTTCTTGTCATGTGTTTGCACAGGAAGTGTTGAGTCTATTACACAGTCTGTGTGTTTGACAGTGTGTCATTAATAGATCAGTATGGAGATCTGTTCACTTCTTCTAATGCTCTGTgagtatattttttcatttatgcgCTATTTTCATAATGATATAGTGATTCAGtgtattgtatttaataatatctatttcacatttttattattcatgtcaATAATAACTGGTGATAGAGTATCAAATCTATCTGTAGCTCTTGATAGACCTATCTGTGTGTGAAGAAGAAATACTCCGATGTGCTTCAGTTGATCTTCACTAGCAGTTAGTTCGTCTACATTTAGGCTTTACTTGTGATGTATAACTCATACACTGAGATCTTGTTGTTCTGGAAATTGATTTGTTGAATGGTATAGAAATATAATAACCATATATAGATGAGATGGCTTGTGGTCCTACAGTAACACATACACTGACCAGTGACGTTACTGACCACAATGATGCCACTTTCCACATGAATCACTGATGTCATGGAAAATAATATCTGCATTCAACTACGGCAACTATTTTCTTCACACTTCCTTGCTGAGCAAACAACACAATCCAGCAGTGTTTGTCTGAAATGTCTTAAACCAGTTAATTCAGTGTAGCCTGACTGTGACTCTGTTGTTAATGTGCGGTAAATCAATGCTATATTTTCTCAAGAATGAAGTTCAGATGAATTGAGGATGTCTTTAAGATCTCTAGTGCTCCTCATCACTACAGCAGAGGTCTCAACATAAGCACAAGATCAAGATCAGTTTACTGCTTGGCAATTTTCTGCTTGTCTTACAgtaatatttatacaattattagtAAATTGGTGTTCTGTTAATGAGCCTGGTTTCATTTCAGTCTTCCACCTTATAATCAGCATGGATTTTTCATATGGTGATttaaactatacatttatttatgaaaatgaatGTGGAATTTCTAACCAGATATTCATATAgtgtttatttgtgctttttttttagtgCTTATTTCAAACATCCACACTGGAAACACTCAAGGTGATTTATATATCTCTTTAAATCTTCCCACGTAACTGTGTAGGGAGTGAATATAGCATATTGTGTGTTATGTGTTTGTAATGTCATTTGTTGTGTCCTAAATGATATAAATAAGCTCTGAATGAAATTACCATTTATAATATTACTCATATTTAATAtactcatgttttttttaatgttatattaattaAAGGGAAACCTAAGGCTGCAGTGATTTTAGAGCATGAACCCCTCACTGTCAGATGTGAAATACCAGGACCTGAAGATGACTGGACATACAGCTGGTTTATAGAGGGGTCATCTCATCCCTTCAGCTCTGACAGAGAACTGAGCATCAGAACTGGTGTATCTGACACTAGCAGTAACGTCACATgtagaggagagaggagaagtgATGGACAGAAGTCAGAGATCAGTGATGCTGTTACACTGACTATATCACGTGAGTCTGATGAGCTTCACTACATTATTTGTATATGACATTTAGTAGCACAGAAGAAAAGGAGAAGGTTGAAAATAAAGTGAGTTTATTGTTCTCATCGTGCAGGGCAAGTGGCTTCATTGGCACACAGCAGTAAGTGCTttcaatatacagtatttcaccaTTCCTGGACAAAGACAAGAAATAAAAACGGATACATGTGTAGATTATTGTGGCTTATTTATATGTTTCACCATAACTTCTGTTTGTCTGGTTCTTATAGAGGCAGCTAAACCTCGTCTGATTGTTGAGAAGAAACCACCACAGATATTCAGAGGAGATACTGTCATTCTCGTATGTGAAATAAAGGGTTATGATTGGACATACAC
This genomic interval carries:
- the LOC128016360 gene encoding aerolysin-like protein, with product MSYPATLEKIGGGGGSSFSFTGENNGASLEKIGVWVGGSQVKAVKVWLSDGRSDSFGYPSGPYQEYTFQPGECFTSLSLWGNGAGTRLGAIKFKTNHGGNFFASMTSWGLKTEYPIDVGSGYCLGVVGRSGADIDCMGFMFLNAVQSTVLTNVNYPTINQLIPQVTVEEIKSVTYRNGSSAEQPQKIETSKKVTKTSSWSMTNSFTATFSVGVKAGIPDVVEVSTGFSFTIGTESTYRLEQTDERTETLSNTINVPPKKKIDVDITIGRATFDLPYTGTVIITCKNGSVLQYETQGQYRGITYTDIKMDIQESDL
- the LOC128017539 gene encoding V-set and immunoglobulin domain-containing protein 10-like 2, with the translated sequence MILGQTHINIMHKSESLHSHADFLCSHTKPNRTRNPRHKLFSPREKPPKPRLKFEKKPSQIFRGDTVKLECDNEGGNWKYTLQCGDKQHNSKDFDFLITVELTQSCKCKACRGSFCSEWSNAVNLTVSDPIVTVKPQSSVFTGDTVTLICDVGWSTARTIYWFKDFKRIKAVSATVTLREVRVSDGGRYSCAVQNKTTQSQGVELTVRERPKPVVRVQPDGRVSRGQTVTLSCDIQQTDVINWSYSWNKDDSEIHVSQSQEYRISSVNESHTGDYSCTGRETGGSRYSHTSDKVTLTVSGSEAPLLLLSALKLLSFLLAASLYLLVSIILGVKCYRAHAESNEINQYTVTEERVSSCHVFAQEVLSLLHMLISNIHTGNTQGKPKAAVILEHEPLTVRCEIPGPEDDWTYSWFIEGSSHPFSSDRELSIRTGVSDTSSNVTCRGERRSDGQKSEISDAVTLTISHDPIVTVKPQSSVFTGDTVTLICDVRRSTARTTYWFKDFKRIKADSETETLREVRVSDGGRYSCTVQNKTTQSQGVMLTVRERPKPVVRVQPDGRVSRGQTVTLSCDIQQTDVINWSYSWNKDDSEIHVSQSQEYRISSVNESHTGNYSCTGRETGGSRYSHTSDKVTLTVSGSEAPLLLLSALKLLSFLLAASLYLLVSIILGVKCYRAHDESNEVNQYTVTKD